One genomic segment of Microbacterium sp. ProA8 includes these proteins:
- the hisF gene encoding imidazole glycerol phosphate synthase subunit HisF — translation MSLVCRVIPCLDVAAGRVVKGVNFQNLRDMGDPVELARAYFLQGADEITFLDVTATVDERSTTYDVVRRTAEEVFIPLTVGGGVRSADDVARLLAVGADKIGVNSAAIARPDLLDEIADRFGAQVLVLSLDVKRASRELRDRIPSGFVVTTHGGRTETELDALEWAREAVERGAGELLVNSIDADGTKQGFDLELVSLMREVASVPVIASGGAGSAAHFGPAIAAGADAVLAASVFHSGQLTVGEVKAAMTAEGIAVREVAS, via the coding sequence ATGAGTCTCGTCTGCCGCGTCATCCCGTGCCTCGACGTCGCCGCGGGGCGGGTCGTCAAGGGCGTCAACTTCCAGAATCTCCGGGACATGGGCGATCCCGTCGAGCTCGCACGCGCGTACTTCCTCCAGGGCGCCGACGAGATCACGTTCCTCGATGTGACCGCGACGGTGGATGAGCGATCCACCACCTACGACGTCGTCCGTCGCACCGCCGAGGAGGTCTTCATCCCCCTCACCGTCGGCGGGGGAGTCCGCTCCGCCGACGACGTCGCGCGACTGCTCGCGGTCGGCGCCGACAAGATCGGCGTGAACTCCGCGGCGATCGCGCGCCCCGACCTTCTCGACGAGATCGCCGACCGCTTCGGCGCGCAGGTGCTCGTGCTCTCGCTCGACGTCAAGCGCGCCTCGCGCGAGCTCCGTGACCGGATCCCGTCCGGCTTCGTCGTCACGACGCACGGCGGCCGCACCGAGACGGAGCTCGACGCACTGGAGTGGGCCCGAGAGGCCGTCGAGCGGGGCGCGGGGGAGCTGCTCGTCAACTCGATCGACGCCGACGGCACGAAGCAGGGGTTCGACCTCGAACTCGTGTCCCTCATGCGCGAGGTCGCCAGCGTGCCGGTGATCGCCTCCGGCGGCGCGGGATCGGCCGCCCATTTCGGCCCGGCCATCGCCGCGGGTGCCGACGCCGTGCTCGCGGCATCCGTCTTCCATTCCGGCCAGCTGACCGTCGGCGAGGTGAAGGCCGCGATGACCGCCGAGGGCATCGCCGTCCGAGAGGTGGCGTCGTGA
- the rpe gene encoding ribulose-phosphate 3-epimerase, producing the protein MPPIDENGRQVGIRINPSILAADFVNMQTELARIATADFVHVDVMDNHFVPNLTFGPQMVERIQATSPVPLDVHLMITNPDRWAPRYAELGAASVTFHLEAAKEPVALARRLREIGARAGVAVKPATPVDGLFDLLDDFDQILVMTVEPGFGGQSFMPETMPKLRRLADEARRRGSSIWLQVDGGIGESTIAQAAEAGADTFVAGSAVFGAGDPDAAIAGLRASAAQHRH; encoded by the coding sequence GTGCCCCCGATCGACGAGAACGGCCGCCAGGTCGGCATCCGCATCAATCCCAGCATCCTGGCCGCCGACTTCGTCAACATGCAGACGGAGCTCGCGCGCATCGCGACGGCGGACTTCGTGCACGTCGACGTCATGGACAACCACTTCGTGCCCAACCTGACGTTCGGGCCGCAGATGGTCGAGCGCATCCAGGCCACGAGCCCGGTGCCCCTCGACGTGCACCTCATGATCACGAACCCCGACCGCTGGGCGCCCCGCTACGCGGAACTGGGGGCGGCATCGGTCACCTTCCACCTCGAGGCCGCGAAGGAGCCGGTCGCCCTCGCGCGCCGCCTCCGCGAGATCGGCGCGCGGGCCGGAGTGGCGGTCAAGCCGGCGACCCCCGTCGACGGTCTCTTCGACCTGCTCGACGACTTCGACCAGATCCTCGTGATGACCGTGGAGCCCGGGTTCGGCGGCCAGTCGTTCATGCCCGAGACCATGCCCAAACTCCGCCGCCTGGCCGACGAGGCGCGGCGTCGCGGGTCGTCCATCTGGCTCCAGGTCGACGGCGGCATCGGCGAGAGCACCATCGCCCAGGCGGCCGAGGCGGGGGCCGACACCTTCGTCGCCGGCTCAGCCGTGTTCGGCGCGGGCGACCCGGATGCCGCGATCGCGGGGCTCCGCGCATCCGCCGCGCAGCACCGCCACTGA
- a CDS encoding DUF6704 family protein: MSNNIGDPGHGHSPAAWTAVVIMLVAVALGTLFYFLDMPALVWASAALLVIGAIVGWAMSRAGYGVNGSKYAAKEH, translated from the coding sequence ATGAGCAACAACATCGGCGACCCCGGCCACGGACACTCGCCCGCCGCCTGGACGGCCGTCGTGATCATGCTCGTGGCCGTCGCTCTCGGCACCCTCTTCTACTTCCTCGACATGCCCGCTCTCGTCTGGGCCTCTGCCGCCCTCCTCGTCATCGGCGCCATCGTCGGCTGGGCGATGTCGCGCGCCGGCTACGGCGTGAACGGCTCGAAGTACGCGGCGAAAGAGCACTGA
- a CDS encoding Trp biosynthesis-associated membrane protein, whose amino-acid sequence MIRRARLLAVAATVLCGALGVISSTQTWLTVMLSDGAQQALEVPGASAVPVLAPLSLAVLALGAALSIAGLALRYVFGALAVVIGGVLAWQTARVVFEHPVSAVAAVVTESTGIAGESSVAKLVASIDATAWPAVTLVVWAVLIAAGVFVLVTAHGWSRTGRRYRTDEVANPVARAASSTGGGEGPRPHDAAGSRAIDDWDDLSRGEDPTA is encoded by the coding sequence GTGATCCGCAGGGCGCGGCTGCTCGCCGTCGCCGCCACCGTGCTGTGCGGCGCGCTGGGCGTCATCTCGTCCACCCAGACGTGGCTGACGGTCATGCTCTCGGACGGCGCTCAGCAGGCGCTCGAGGTGCCGGGCGCATCCGCCGTGCCGGTGCTGGCGCCGCTCAGCCTCGCCGTCCTCGCGCTGGGCGCCGCCCTCTCGATCGCCGGGCTCGCCCTGCGCTATGTCTTCGGCGCCCTGGCTGTCGTCATCGGGGGCGTGCTCGCCTGGCAGACCGCGCGCGTCGTCTTCGAGCATCCGGTCTCCGCGGTCGCCGCCGTCGTCACCGAATCCACGGGGATCGCGGGGGAGTCGTCCGTCGCGAAGCTCGTCGCCTCCATCGATGCGACCGCGTGGCCGGCGGTGACCCTCGTGGTCTGGGCGGTGCTGATCGCCGCAGGAGTGTTCGTGCTCGTCACCGCGCACGGCTGGTCGCGGACCGGGCGGCGCTACCGCACGGACGAGGTCGCGAACCCCGTCGCGCGAGCGGCTTCGAGCACGGGTGGCGGCGAGGGCCCGCGCCCCCACGACGCCGCCGGATCCCGCGCCATCGACGACTGGGACGACCTGTCGCGTGGCGAGGACCCGACCGCCTGA
- a CDS encoding phosphoribosyl-ATP diphosphatase, translating to MKTFDTLYAELAAKAAERPEGSGTVAQLDAGVHAIGKKIVEEAAEVWMAAEYESTDAAAEEISQLLYHLQVLMLAKGLSLEDVYRHL from the coding sequence GTGAAGACGTTCGACACGCTGTACGCCGAGCTCGCCGCGAAAGCGGCTGAGCGCCCCGAGGGATCGGGCACCGTCGCGCAGCTGGACGCGGGCGTCCACGCGATCGGCAAGAAGATCGTGGAAGAGGCCGCCGAGGTCTGGATGGCAGCCGAGTACGAGTCGACGGATGCCGCAGCCGAGGAGATCTCGCAGCTGCTGTACCACCTGCAGGTGCTGATGCTCGCGAAGGGGCTGAGCCTCGAGGATGTCTACCGACATCTCTGA
- the glsA gene encoding glutaminase A → MDPITALLHEVLEDIRPLRDGAPAGYIPELAAADPERLALAVVGPRGRVRAVGDVTHEFTIQSISKPFVLALALADRGREEVLRKVGAEPSGEPFNAISLEPDTGRPANPMVNAGAIATSSLIPGDVVDDRTSRIVEGLSAFAGRSLWVDEQVYASESATGDRNRALAHLLHSYGIVDGSVEIAVETYFRQCSLLVTVRDLAVMSATLAFGGLNPVTGERVVAEGVARDVLSIMTSCGMYDYSGEWLLRVGLPAKSGVSGGLLAVAPSQFGVAAFSPRLDEHGNSVRGIALLETLGERFGMHMLEPHESVAVPAFTVEDTDTGRVLRLAGELGLAGTERVVAVLREIAEALPEGAEVTVDARDLGRTHSAALIALRTEFEQMPHGIRLRE, encoded by the coding sequence GTGGATCCCATCACCGCGCTGCTGCACGAGGTTCTCGAAGACATCCGACCGCTCCGCGACGGCGCCCCCGCGGGCTACATCCCCGAACTCGCCGCGGCAGATCCGGAGCGGCTGGCGCTCGCGGTCGTCGGTCCTCGCGGACGCGTGCGGGCGGTCGGCGACGTCACACACGAGTTCACGATCCAGTCGATCTCGAAGCCGTTCGTGCTCGCCCTCGCCCTGGCCGACCGCGGCCGCGAAGAGGTGCTGCGCAAAGTCGGTGCCGAGCCGAGCGGCGAGCCCTTCAACGCCATCAGCCTCGAACCCGACACCGGGCGGCCGGCCAATCCGATGGTCAACGCGGGGGCGATCGCGACCTCGTCCCTGATCCCCGGCGACGTCGTCGACGACCGCACGTCCCGCATCGTCGAGGGTCTTTCGGCCTTCGCGGGACGCTCACTGTGGGTGGACGAGCAGGTCTACGCCTCGGAGTCGGCGACCGGCGACCGCAACCGCGCGCTGGCACACCTCCTGCACTCGTACGGGATCGTCGACGGCTCGGTCGAGATCGCCGTCGAGACCTATTTCCGTCAGTGCTCGCTGCTTGTGACCGTTCGCGATCTCGCCGTGATGTCGGCGACCCTCGCCTTCGGCGGCCTCAATCCGGTCACCGGCGAGCGGGTCGTCGCCGAGGGCGTCGCCCGCGACGTGCTGTCGATCATGACGAGCTGCGGCATGTACGACTATTCCGGCGAATGGCTGCTCCGCGTCGGCCTGCCGGCGAAGAGCGGGGTCAGCGGCGGTCTTCTCGCCGTCGCGCCGTCGCAGTTCGGGGTCGCCGCATTCAGCCCCCGCCTCGACGAGCACGGCAACTCCGTACGCGGCATCGCTCTCCTCGAGACGCTCGGCGAGCGGTTCGGCATGCACATGCTCGAGCCGCACGAGAGCGTCGCGGTTCCGGCCTTCACCGTCGAGGACACGGACACGGGACGCGTGCTCCGCCTGGCGGGCGAGCTGGGTCTGGCGGGCACAGAGCGTGTCGTCGCCGTGCTGCGAGAGATCGCCGAAGCGCTGCCGGAGGGCGCTGAAGTCACGGTCGACGCCCGCGACCTGGGCCGCACGCACAGCGCGGCGCTCATCGCGCTGCGCACGGAGTTCGAGCAGATGCCCCACGGGATCCGCCTGCGCGAGTGA
- the trpC gene encoding indole-3-glycerol phosphate synthase TrpC: MLADLTAGAVEDAEARASERPLTAVEAAALAQRPAIDALAALAPSDRVKIIAEVKRASPSRGDLAAIPDPALQARRYEEGGAAAISVLTEGRRFKGSLADLESVKAAVSLPVLRKDFIANEYQVLEARAAGADLVLLIVAALEQDVLARLHALTRELGMTALVETHSAEEVDRAAELGAQLVGVNARDLSTFELDRDLFGRLVERIPDGVVRIAESAVLVPADVTHYRAAGADVVLVGEALVTNDPVSTLRAFLEAGSGDATSEGRATS; the protein is encoded by the coding sequence GTGCTCGCCGACCTGACGGCCGGCGCGGTGGAGGATGCCGAGGCTCGGGCCTCGGAGCGGCCCCTGACCGCGGTCGAGGCCGCAGCACTGGCCCAGCGTCCCGCGATCGACGCCCTCGCCGCTCTCGCCCCCTCCGACCGCGTCAAGATCATCGCCGAGGTCAAGCGCGCGAGCCCGTCGCGCGGCGACCTCGCAGCCATCCCCGATCCGGCTCTGCAGGCGCGCCGGTACGAAGAGGGCGGTGCGGCGGCGATCTCCGTGCTCACCGAGGGGCGGCGCTTCAAGGGGAGCCTCGCCGACCTCGAGTCGGTGAAGGCCGCGGTCTCCCTGCCGGTGCTCCGCAAGGACTTCATCGCCAACGAATACCAGGTCCTCGAGGCGCGCGCCGCCGGAGCCGACCTCGTGCTCCTCATCGTCGCCGCGCTCGAGCAGGATGTGCTCGCCCGCCTGCACGCACTCACGCGCGAGCTGGGCATGACGGCCCTGGTCGAGACGCACTCCGCCGAGGAGGTCGACCGCGCCGCTGAGCTGGGCGCACAGCTCGTCGGCGTCAACGCGCGCGACCTGTCCACCTTCGAGCTCGACCGCGACCTGTTCGGGCGGCTGGTGGAGCGCATCCCCGACGGCGTCGTCCGCATCGCGGAGTCCGCGGTGCTCGTCCCGGCGGATGTGACCCACTACCGTGCCGCGGGCGCCGATGTCGTGCTCGTCGGCGAAGCCCTCGTCACCAATGACCCCGTATCGACTCTGCGCGCCTTCCTCGAGGCGGGCTCGGGCGATGCCACGAGCGAAGGAAGGGCGACGTCGTGA
- the hisI gene encoding phosphoribosyl-AMP cyclohydrolase, protein MTETVDERIARVTFTADGLVAAIIQQWDTREVLMLGWMDAEALRRTLTEGRVTFWSRSRQEYWRKGDTSGHIQLVREARLDCDGDAVLVEVEQVGPACHTGTRTCFDADDLAAVRGPEAVA, encoded by the coding sequence GTGACCGAGACAGTCGACGAACGCATCGCACGCGTGACGTTCACGGCCGACGGCCTGGTCGCGGCGATCATCCAGCAGTGGGACACCCGTGAGGTGCTCATGCTCGGATGGATGGATGCCGAGGCCCTCCGCCGCACGCTCACCGAGGGTCGCGTCACCTTCTGGTCGCGCTCACGCCAGGAGTACTGGCGCAAGGGCGACACGTCCGGGCACATCCAGCTCGTGCGCGAGGCGCGGCTGGACTGCGACGGCGACGCCGTGCTCGTCGAGGTCGAGCAGGTCGGCCCTGCGTGCCACACCGGCACCCGGACGTGCTTCGATGCCGACGACCTCGCGGCCGTCCGCGGTCCCGAGGCTGTCGCGTGA
- the trpB gene encoding tryptophan synthase subunit beta, which yields MSLREAPGPLFGEFGGRYMPESLIAAIDELAAEYEAAKADPAFQAEFVRLLHSYAGRPSPITEVARFAEHAGGARVFLKREDLNHTGSHKINNVLGQALLTQRLGKTRVIAETGAGQHGVATATAAALFGFECTIYMGEVDTERQALNVARMRLLGAEVVPVKTGSRTLKDAINDAYRDWVASVETTNYIFGTAAGPHPFPAMVRDFQKVISEEARAQLLEEAGRLPDAVIACVGGGSNAIGMFDAFLDDDVKLYGVEAAGDGVDTPRHAASIERGRPGVLHGAKTFVLQDDDGQTVESHSISAGLDYPGVGPEHAWLASIGRAEYIPATDDEAMQALRLLSETEGIIPAIESAHALAGAMRLGRELGPDAILAVCLSGRGDKDMDTAARYFHLYDAAAAETAAAGGAGVVATPPSDDAAKGEGTKL from the coding sequence GTGAGTCTTCGCGAGGCCCCCGGGCCGCTGTTCGGCGAGTTCGGCGGGCGCTACATGCCCGAATCCCTGATCGCCGCCATCGACGAGTTGGCGGCCGAGTACGAGGCGGCCAAGGCGGACCCCGCGTTCCAGGCTGAGTTCGTCCGCCTGCTGCACTCGTACGCCGGCCGGCCGTCGCCGATCACCGAGGTCGCCCGGTTCGCCGAGCACGCCGGCGGCGCCCGCGTGTTCCTCAAGCGCGAGGACCTCAACCACACCGGCTCGCACAAGATCAACAACGTGCTGGGCCAGGCGCTGCTCACGCAGCGTCTCGGAAAGACCCGCGTGATCGCCGAGACCGGGGCGGGCCAGCACGGCGTCGCCACCGCGACGGCAGCGGCGCTCTTCGGCTTCGAGTGCACGATCTACATGGGCGAGGTCGACACCGAGCGCCAGGCGCTCAACGTCGCGCGCATGCGGCTGCTGGGCGCCGAGGTCGTGCCGGTGAAGACCGGCTCTCGCACGCTGAAGGACGCCATCAACGACGCCTACCGCGACTGGGTCGCGAGCGTCGAGACGACCAACTACATCTTCGGCACGGCGGCCGGCCCCCACCCGTTCCCCGCCATGGTGCGCGACTTCCAGAAGGTCATCTCCGAAGAGGCGCGCGCGCAGCTGCTCGAAGAGGCCGGCCGGCTTCCGGATGCCGTGATCGCCTGCGTCGGCGGCGGCTCCAACGCCATCGGCATGTTCGATGCGTTCCTCGACGACGACGTCAAGCTGTACGGCGTCGAGGCGGCCGGTGACGGCGTCGACACCCCGCGGCACGCGGCATCGATCGAGCGCGGTCGTCCCGGTGTGCTGCACGGCGCGAAGACGTTCGTCCTGCAGGACGACGACGGCCAGACCGTCGAGTCGCACTCGATCTCGGCGGGCCTCGACTATCCGGGTGTCGGACCCGAGCACGCATGGCTCGCCTCGATCGGGCGCGCCGAGTACATCCCGGCGACCGACGACGAGGCGATGCAGGCCCTGCGGCTGCTGTCCGAGACCGAGGGCATCATCCCGGCGATCGAGTCGGCGCACGCCCTCGCCGGCGCGATGCGTCTCGGCCGCGAGCTCGGCCCCGACGCGATCCTCGCGGTGTGCCTCTCCGGGCGCGGCGACAAGGACATGGACACCGCCGCGCGGTACTTCCACCTGTACGACGCCGCTGCGGCCGAGACCGCGGCAGCCGGGGGTGCCGGTGTGGTCGCCACCCCACCGTCCGACGATGCCGCCAAGGGAGAGGGCACCAAGCTATGA
- the hisG gene encoding ATP phosphoribosyltransferase, with protein sequence MLRIAVPNKGSLAETASEMLHEAGYTGRRDPKDLHVIDPQNEVEFFYLRPKDIATYVGSGALDVGITGRDLLLDARMPGAREIEQLGFAASTFRFAAPAGRFTEVTDLEGARIATSYPGLVDSFLDEHGVAADLVPLDGAVESAVELGVADAIADVVETGTTLRQAGLAVFGPVILKSEAVLIGAPTEADGTATLLRRLRGVLVAQRYVMVDYDLPAEFVDAAVKIAPGIESPTISPLRDPAWVAVRVMVPRKGVNQVMDGLYAIGARAILVTAIHNARL encoded by the coding sequence ATGCTGCGAATCGCCGTGCCGAACAAGGGATCGCTCGCCGAGACCGCCTCAGAGATGCTCCACGAGGCGGGCTACACCGGGCGTCGCGATCCCAAGGATCTCCACGTCATCGACCCTCAGAACGAGGTCGAGTTCTTCTACCTCCGTCCCAAGGACATCGCCACGTACGTCGGCTCGGGCGCCCTCGACGTCGGGATCACCGGCCGCGACCTGCTGCTCGACGCCCGGATGCCCGGCGCTCGCGAGATCGAGCAGCTCGGGTTCGCGGCATCCACCTTCCGCTTCGCCGCCCCCGCGGGGCGCTTCACGGAGGTGACGGACCTCGAGGGCGCGCGCATCGCGACCTCGTATCCGGGACTGGTCGACAGCTTCCTCGACGAGCACGGCGTCGCCGCCGACCTCGTGCCCCTCGATGGAGCGGTGGAGTCGGCCGTCGAGCTGGGCGTCGCGGACGCGATCGCCGACGTCGTGGAGACGGGCACGACGCTCCGTCAGGCGGGCCTCGCGGTCTTCGGGCCGGTCATCCTGAAATCCGAAGCCGTGCTGATCGGCGCGCCGACGGAGGCGGACGGCACCGCGACACTCCTGCGGCGGCTGCGCGGCGTGCTGGTGGCCCAGCGCTACGTCATGGTCGACTACGACCTGCCCGCGGAGTTCGTCGACGCGGCGGTGAAGATCGCGCCCGGCATCGAGTCGCCGACGATTTCGCCGCTGCGCGACCCGGCGTGGGTCGCAGTGAGGGTGATGGTGCCCCGCAAGGGCGTCAACCAGGTGATGGACGGGCTGTACGCGATCGGCGCCCGCGCCATCCTCGTGACCGCGATCCACAACGCGAGGCTCTGA